The Oceanidesulfovibrio indonesiensis genomic sequence CGGCGGATTCTCGGGAGAGGGGAGCAGCGTCGTTGTATACAGGCGGGGGGTAGCGCAGCGATGCTTTCGATGTGAGGGTCTGCTGCATCGCGTTGGCGTCGGTGGGAAGCTGGGCTGGAAAATTATCGCTTTCCGGGCCTGGGGCAGTGTCGTCCAGAACGGCCAGCAGTACGGGGCCAACGTGCTGCAGGTGAACCTTGGCTCCGCCTTCCAGGGGAAGCGGCGTCCAGTCGGGGGAGGCAGGTTGCTGCTCATCGTTGGGAAGGTCTGCGGCGAGAACTGGTGGAACGGCGGACGGATGTCCCCAGAGTTCCAGACCTCGCGCGGGGTGGCGGGCGGCGAGGAGGAAGTCCGAGGCCAGCATCTCGAACCCGGCGCGGTGCAGGCCGCCGGCAAGCTGAAGCCGCGCGGTTTCGGAATCGGCAAGCAGCACCAGGGCCGCGTCGCCACGCACAAAGGCCGAGGCGCGCAGAAAGACGCGGTCCCCGGGCAAGGATTCAGAGGCGAGGAAAATGGCAAGAGGGGTCGCGACTACGTCGGCGAACGCGCGTCCCGTGGCCACCCATTCCGGAGCGGCGAAGATCACGCCAGAAGGCTCTGCAGCAGCGCCGTCAAGGCCGGGGGCCGACACCATGAGCATGCCGCCACGGCCGCGCCACGTCAACACGCGGGGCTGGCTTTCCAGTTCTGCGGCCATGTCCTCGGCAACGATGATTTCCAGCCGGCAGAAAGAGACGTCCTCCCGGTAGGAGGTGGGCATGGATTTCCAACGGCCGAGGGCCGCGTCCAAGTGATCCATGATACCCGCCGAATTGGACGCGACGATCAGGGGAACGCCGAAAGGATAGAGCACCATCTGGTGTTCCAGGTTCGTCGCGCGGCCTTCGACGGCAGTGGGGTATTGCGAATGGAGTTCGTGCATAGTGAGTCCGAACAGCACGGATTGCCGCCACGGATAATGCAGAGTGCGGCGTCTGCTGTGCGTGGGCCGCAGTGGACGTCATTTTCCAGGATCGGGGGGCGCCTGCTGGGCGGGAACCGACACCGGGGAAGTCGCATGCTGTGTGAATTGCTGATACGGCGTAGTCGGATGAATGGTCAAGCAGCCCCTTTCTAAACCCTGCGCCGGTGGGGTATGACCATGCATCCGGGACAGAATTTTTCAGCACGGAGGAAGTGTTCCAGAATGTCGTTCGAGACATCACGTCAATCCCTGCATGAAGCGGCCTTTGAAAGCGGCGGGGTACGGCTCGTGGCCCGGCGGCTGGACGGGTGCGTACTGGAGGCCAGCAAACCAGCCCTGGCCATGTGGGGCATGGACAAGGAACGGATGCTCTCGGCCACGCTGGAGGATCTGGGCCTCTCGCTGCCGCCGTTTTTTCCGTCGGGCCGGGTGGCGATCCTTGAGCTCAGCCTGCCTGGAGGTTCCGCGCGCCATGTGGAACTGGAGGCGACTCCCATGGAGTGGGGCGGCATGGACACCGTGCTCGTGAGCATCCGGGATCTGACGGCGCAGCAACGCGCTGAGGAAACGCTGCGCCGCGCGGCGTTGGAGATCGACCGCCAGCGCCAGACATTGGAGACCATCCTTGAGCATATTCCGGACGCCATTATCGCAACGGACGCCGATAAGCGGGTCATCAAGGTGAATGCTCCCGTGGAAAAACTCTGCGGGAGGTGCAACGTAGCGCCGGGAGCGGACATCAATGCTTTGGCGCACGAGCAAGATTGCCCGCTGCATGCGCCGCTGCACCAGGTGCTCGAATCCAACAGGCCGGTGGAGGACTACAGGCTCACGCTGCAATGCGGCAATGAGCAAACGCAGGTGGTGCTCTGCAATGCCAGGCCGCTTACAAACGGCAAGGGCGATCTTGTCGGCGTGGTGCTCGTGCTTCGCGATATTTCCAGTATGGTGGACATGGAACGCCAGCTGGACCAGCGGATGGGGTTCGGCGCCATTGTGGGCAAGAGCCAGCTCATGCGATCCATTTTTTCGCGCATCGAGCAATACGCCGACGTGGATGCCACGGTGCTTATCACCGGCGAGTCCGGAACGGGCAAGGACCTTATCGCCGAAGCCATCCACGCGACAGGTCCGCGCGCCAAAGGTCCGTTGGTCAAACTGAACTGCGCGGCCCTCAGCGAGAACCTATTGGAGAGCGAGCTGTTCGGGCATGTGCGCGGCGCGTTTACCGGCGCCGTCTCGGACAAGGCGGGACGCATCCAGGCGGCGGAAGGCGGGACGCTTTTCCTGGACGAGATTGGTGACATTTCTCCACATACCCAGCTGCGGTTGCTGCGCTTTCTGGAAAGCAAAGAGTACGAGCGCGTGGGCGAATCCAGCACGCGCAAAGCGGATGTGCGCATTATCGCCGCGACCAACGCGAATCTTACGCAGGCCATCCGTGACGGCCGTTTCCGGGCGGACCTCTACTATCGTCTGCGGGTCATGGTCCTGCATGTGCCGCCGCTCAAGGAGCGGGCCGAGGATATTCCGCTTCTGGTGGACGCCTTTATACGTCGCTTCAATTCTGAGCACACCAAGGCTGTCGAGGGCGTGACCGGTGAAGTCCTGCAACTGCTCTTGCACTACCATTGGCCGGGCAACGTCCGGGAGCTCAAGCATACCATCGAGCACGCCTTCGTGGTGGGCAGCGGCAAGCACATCGAATGCAGCCACCTGCCGGCTGAACTTCGAGAATATGCGACTCGGGAGAGCAGCAAGGGCAGTCGCGGACGCCGCCGGGACCTCACGGCGGAAGACATCATTCAGGCGCTGGAGCAGACGGGGTGGAAGAAAGCTCCGGCAGCACGCCTGCTCGGGGTCGGTCGTACGACTCTGTACATGAAGATGGATGCGCTGGGTATCGTGGACAGACGTCGTGCTGCCAGGAAGTGACATCAGCTGTCACAGAGTTCGAACACTTTTCAGAACAGAATCGTCGATCCCGCAGTCGGGCCGGTGCGAACGATTGAGTTCGGCTGTGCGCCTGTGGCGGCTGCTTGCTGTCTCAGGAGAGCCGCCAGGGGGAGTCTGTAAAAGTGTTCATTGTCGGAAGTAGTGAACAGAAAAGTGTTCAGCGAACACTTTTTCGAGCGTCTCACTCTGCCGCCTAATCGCCATTTCCTTTATAGTATTTTGGTATCATTGTTGTTTTGCTGAAGGCTGTTTCCTGGCACGCAACTTGTTAGGAGACTGGAACCGCCGTTGCCAGGAGAGCAGACGCAATGACCGCCTTCACGAAATCCACAATCCTCGACGTCATGATCCCGGCCACCGAGACCCCTGTGCTCGTGGGATTTCTGGGAACGTCCTACGCCATGGCCGTTCAGGGCATGGATGTGGAACGGCTGTGCCGCGGCCGGATCGAGTTTTTGCCTGTGTGCGGCAACCCGGCCTTGTATCCGTCCCATGGCGCGCGCGGATTGCCCACGTACATATTATTCTACCGCGGCCTCGAGATAGGCCGCCATCTCGGCCGCCTCGATTCCCAGGCTCTGGATTCCCTGATCGAGACCGCGCTTGGAGCCATGCAATGTCCAAGTTGAACATATACGATCCGGCGGGTGACGATGCCCGCTCCACCACCGGTACTTCCGCCAGGCCTGCAAAGCTGTTCATCGTCGAGGATTCTCCTACGCTCGCGCTGTACATGGAGCAGTTCTTCCGGGCCGAAGGGTATGAGATCCTTGGAACGCGGGACACGGCCGAGGAAGCCCTGAAGGAACTGGATCGGTTGTCCAAGCTGTGCCGCGAGCCGGACGCCGTGCTTCTGGATATTGTCCTCGCCGGCGAGATGGACGGCGTTGAGGCCGCGCGCACCATTCTTCAACGCTACCAGAGCGCGGTGGTTTTTCTCACCGGAATTCGGGATGTGGAGCGCGCCGTGGCCGTGCAGCCGCATGCGTACCTGTCCAAGCCTTTCGAGATGCATCAGGCCCGAGCGGTGCTGGAGATCGCCTTGCAGCACAAACGGTTGGAGCTTGAGCTGACGCGAAAGAAGAATGAACTCGAGGTACTCAACCTCACGCTGGAGCAGCGGGTGCGCGAGCGCAGCGAGGAACTCGTACGCATGGAACGGGAGAAGAATGCGGTGCTGTCCGGGCTCAAGGACGTTGTGGTCTTCTCGTTATCGCCGGACATGGAGATTCTTTGGACCAACGCCCCCAAGAGCATGTTGCCGGACGCGGGCCGTACATGTGTAGGCAAGAGCTATGAAAGACTGTTCCGTTCCAGCAACGGCAACGGCTGCGTTGCCCGGCAGGCCCTGGAATCATGCGCGCCCGCAGAGGGCGAACTGGTCACCAGAGACGGCCGCCACTGGTTTTCACACTGCAACCCCTTGTTCGACAGGCACGGCCGCGTCGCCAAGCTCGTGCAGGTCATGATGGACATCAGCGAGCGGAAGCGCTCGCATGAGGAGATGGAGAAGCTGCATTTCTCCCTGGCGGAGGCGCATGCCGAACTCATGGAGGCGTACCGCCACACCATAGAAGGCTGGGCGCGCGCCCTGGAGCTCAAGGACAAGGAGACGGAAGGCCATTCCCGCCGCGTGGTGAACATGACCCTGGAGCTGGCGACGGCGTTGGGCGTGGAAGGCGAGGAGCTCAGCCATATCGAGCACGGCGCAATACTTCACGATATCGGCAAGATGGGTGTTCCCGACTACATTCTGCTCAAGCCCGGCGAGTTGGACGCGGAGGAGTGGAACATCATGCGCCGCCATCCGGAGTACGCCTACGAATGGCTTTCTTCCATTCCGTATCTCAAGCCGGCGCTGGCAATACCATACTGCCATCATGAGCGCTGGGACGGGAAGGGGTATCCGCAGGGACTGGCCGGCGAGGCCATTCCCTATGCCGCGCGTCTTTTTGCCGTGGTGGATGTCT encodes the following:
- a CDS encoding sigma 54-interacting transcriptional regulator; the protein is MSFETSRQSLHEAAFESGGVRLVARRLDGCVLEASKPALAMWGMDKERMLSATLEDLGLSLPPFFPSGRVAILELSLPGGSARHVELEATPMEWGGMDTVLVSIRDLTAQQRAEETLRRAALEIDRQRQTLETILEHIPDAIIATDADKRVIKVNAPVEKLCGRCNVAPGADINALAHEQDCPLHAPLHQVLESNRPVEDYRLTLQCGNEQTQVVLCNARPLTNGKGDLVGVVLVLRDISSMVDMERQLDQRMGFGAIVGKSQLMRSIFSRIEQYADVDATVLITGESGTGKDLIAEAIHATGPRAKGPLVKLNCAALSENLLESELFGHVRGAFTGAVSDKAGRIQAAEGGTLFLDEIGDISPHTQLRLLRFLESKEYERVGESSTRKADVRIIAATNANLTQAIRDGRFRADLYYRLRVMVLHVPPLKERAEDIPLLVDAFIRRFNSEHTKAVEGVTGEVLQLLLHYHWPGNVRELKHTIEHAFVVGSGKHIECSHLPAELREYATRESSKGSRGRRRDLTAEDIIQALEQTGWKKAPAARLLGVGRTTLYMKMDALGIVDRRRAARK
- a CDS encoding TlpA family protein disulfide reductase, with amino-acid sequence MTAFTKSTILDVMIPATETPVLVGFLGTSYAMAVQGMDVERLCRGRIEFLPVCGNPALYPSHGARGLPTYILFYRGLEIGRHLGRLDSQALDSLIETALGAMQCPS
- a CDS encoding HD domain-containing phosphohydrolase, giving the protein MSKLNIYDPAGDDARSTTGTSARPAKLFIVEDSPTLALYMEQFFRAEGYEILGTRDTAEEALKELDRLSKLCREPDAVLLDIVLAGEMDGVEAARTILQRYQSAVVFLTGIRDVERAVAVQPHAYLSKPFEMHQARAVLEIALQHKRLELELTRKKNELEVLNLTLEQRVRERSEELVRMEREKNAVLSGLKDVVVFSLSPDMEILWTNAPKSMLPDAGRTCVGKSYERLFRSSNGNGCVARQALESCAPAEGELVTRDGRHWFSHCNPLFDRHGRVAKLVQVMMDISERKRSHEEMEKLHFSLAEAHAELMEAYRHTIEGWARALELKDKETEGHSRRVVNMTLELATALGVEGEELSHIEHGAILHDIGKMGVPDYILLKPGELDAEEWNIMRRHPEYAYEWLSSIPYLKPALAIPYCHHERWDGKGYPQGLAGEAIPYAARLFAVVDVWDALISDRPYRKAWPKAKAKAYILEQAGAQFDPAIVEAFFKYDVPRIGMNGASSVRVAAQPSIQALSTPPDL